In Eublepharis macularius isolate TG4126 chromosome 4, MPM_Emac_v1.0, whole genome shotgun sequence, the following are encoded in one genomic region:
- the LOC129329155 gene encoding zinc finger protein OZF-like isoform X1 — protein MSSGCLDRQVKRGDKMSHMEENFSPEEARSQLVTKRKLLKMLSLSPGHSQSRAEVREKKIPSMTWPVKPVQTIKKRKVFLVHRGTQTEEIPDICIECGKVFIQNSSLVSQWQAQPDDKPHKCSECGKSFSVRSSLNRHQRIHTGEKPYICLDCGKRFNDKSNLTQHQRIHTGEKPYECIDCGKSYSRSSHKKKHLKDSMEEQMETCTPGDDGADASSGSEKPKPKQKPEVLNTCTECLRSFSHNADLIKHMRIHTGEKPYKCNICEKSFNVSSNLFRHQRIHTGEKPYVCSECGNCFTDKSTLVQHHRIHTGEKPYACRFCGKCFSHSSHHKRHEKIHNRENPLFAYPVPLF, from the exons ATGAGCTCTGGCTGCCTGGATCGCCAG GTAAAAAGAGGTGACAAAATGAGCCACATGGAGGAGAACTTTAGCCCAGAGGAGGCACGATCGCAGCTTGTGACCAAACGTAAACTCCTTAAGATGTTAAGCTTAAGTCCTGGACACAGTCAGTCTCGCGCTGAagtgagggagaaaaaaatcccttCAATGACGTGGCCAGTGAAACCAGTTCAGACCATCAAGAAACGGAAAGTCTTTTTGGTCCATCGGGGTACTCAGACAGAAGAGATTCCTGACATTTGCATTGAGTGCGGGAAAGTCTTCATCCAGAACTCGAGCCTAGTCAGTCAGTGGCAAGCACAGCCTGATGATAAGCCGCACAAGTGCTCTGAATGCGGGAAAAGCTTTTCAGTCCGCTCCAGCCTGAACAGgcaccagagaatccacacaggggagaagccttatatATGTCTTGACTGCGGCAAACGGTTCAATGATAAGTCCAACCTCACCCAGCACCAGCGAATCCATACAGGCGAGAAGCCCTACGAGTGTATCGACTGTGGCAAAAGCTACAGCCGCAGCTCACACAAGAAGAAACACCTGAAGGACTCAATGGAAGAACAGATGGAGACCTGCACTCCGGGCGATGATGGTGCCGATGCTAGCAGTGGCAGTGAGAAACCAAAACCAAAGCAGAAACCGGAAGTGCTGAACACCTGTACAGAATGCCTGCGGAGCTTCAGCCACAACGCTGACCTTATCAAACACATGcgtatccacacaggggagaagccgtacAAGTGCAACATCTGTGAGAAAAGCTTCAATGTCAGCTCCAACCTCTTCAGgcaccagagaatccacacaggcgAGAAGCCATATGTATGCTCCGAGTGTGGGAATTGCTTCACTGACAAATCCACCCTGGTTCAGCACCACCggatccacactggggagaagcctTATGCGTGTCGGTTTTGTGGCAAGTGTTTCAGCCACAGCTCTCACCACAAGAGACATGAGAAGATCCACAACAGAGAAAACCCCTTGTTTGCTTATCCTGTCCCCTTGTTTTAA
- the LOC129329155 gene encoding zinc finger protein 470-like isoform X2, whose translation MSHMEENFSPEEARSQLVTKRKLLKMLSLSPGHSQSRAEVREKKIPSMTWPVKPVQTIKKRKVFLVHRGTQTEEIPDICIECGKVFIQNSSLVSQWQAQPDDKPHKCSECGKSFSVRSSLNRHQRIHTGEKPYICLDCGKRFNDKSNLTQHQRIHTGEKPYECIDCGKSYSRSSHKKKHLKDSMEEQMETCTPGDDGADASSGSEKPKPKQKPEVLNTCTECLRSFSHNADLIKHMRIHTGEKPYKCNICEKSFNVSSNLFRHQRIHTGEKPYVCSECGNCFTDKSTLVQHHRIHTGEKPYACRFCGKCFSHSSHHKRHEKIHNRENPLFAYPVPLF comes from the coding sequence ATGAGCCACATGGAGGAGAACTTTAGCCCAGAGGAGGCACGATCGCAGCTTGTGACCAAACGTAAACTCCTTAAGATGTTAAGCTTAAGTCCTGGACACAGTCAGTCTCGCGCTGAagtgagggagaaaaaaatcccttCAATGACGTGGCCAGTGAAACCAGTTCAGACCATCAAGAAACGGAAAGTCTTTTTGGTCCATCGGGGTACTCAGACAGAAGAGATTCCTGACATTTGCATTGAGTGCGGGAAAGTCTTCATCCAGAACTCGAGCCTAGTCAGTCAGTGGCAAGCACAGCCTGATGATAAGCCGCACAAGTGCTCTGAATGCGGGAAAAGCTTTTCAGTCCGCTCCAGCCTGAACAGgcaccagagaatccacacaggggagaagccttatatATGTCTTGACTGCGGCAAACGGTTCAATGATAAGTCCAACCTCACCCAGCACCAGCGAATCCATACAGGCGAGAAGCCCTACGAGTGTATCGACTGTGGCAAAAGCTACAGCCGCAGCTCACACAAGAAGAAACACCTGAAGGACTCAATGGAAGAACAGATGGAGACCTGCACTCCGGGCGATGATGGTGCCGATGCTAGCAGTGGCAGTGAGAAACCAAAACCAAAGCAGAAACCGGAAGTGCTGAACACCTGTACAGAATGCCTGCGGAGCTTCAGCCACAACGCTGACCTTATCAAACACATGcgtatccacacaggggagaagccgtacAAGTGCAACATCTGTGAGAAAAGCTTCAATGTCAGCTCCAACCTCTTCAGgcaccagagaatccacacaggcgAGAAGCCATATGTATGCTCCGAGTGTGGGAATTGCTTCACTGACAAATCCACCCTGGTTCAGCACCACCggatccacactggggagaagcctTATGCGTGTCGGTTTTGTGGCAAGTGTTTCAGCCACAGCTCTCACCACAAGAGACATGAGAAGATCCACAACAGAGAAAACCCCTTGTTTGCTTATCCTGTCCCCTTGTTTTAA